The Bacteroidota bacterium genome includes the window CCGAAAAGGTGAATCAACAATTGAGGCTGCACATAGAAGGCTCAAAGAAGAAATGGGCTTTGATTGTGAGCTAAAAGAAATATTTACATTTACTTACAATGCCGATGTAGGACAAGGACTTATTGAACATGAATACGATCATGTTTTTATAGGAAAATACAACAAAGTAGTTGAAATCAATACAGAGGAAGTAGAAGATTACAAGTTTAAAAAACTGAGTGAACTCACAATGGATGTACTGATGAGTCCTAATGATTTTACAAAATGGTTCATTATTGCATTTGGAAAAATGATAGAATATTTAAACTCGAATCCTTTATAGAACCTCCCTTAAGTAGTGTCTCTAAGAAAACTCCTATATTTTTGACTGTTAGAATATTATGAGTATTTTGTCGCTTGAATATAATGTCATAAAGTAGTCGTTTGATTGTCATTAAGTTACAAAACCCAATGACAGCTTGGCTAAATGACTATTAATGACAATTGAATGACTTTTACATTCACATCCATTATTAATTCAAAGCCCAAGTATAATGAGTAATACAAAGTTTTATTAGTGCCACTAAGTAAGAGTTAAACATTATGAAAATTTGTAGTTTAAACTTTATCTTTGTACTCAATTTTTTTATATGCATACATTAAAATTTCCTGAAGCTTTTATAAAACGAATGAAAATTCAATTAGGAGATGAAGCTGAAGATTTTTTCAAATCATTAAAGGAAGAACCAGCTGTTTCATTAAGAGTTAATCCGGCAAAAAATACCGGAGAATATGAAAACGAAGAAAATATTCCTTGGTGTAAATTCGGAAAATATTTAAACAAAAAGCCTGAATTTGTTTTTGATCCGATAATTCATGCAGGTGGATATTTTGTTCAGGATGCATCTTCTATGTTTTTCCATAAAGCAATAAATTTTAGCAAGGATATTCGTGTACTTGAACTTAGTGCCTCAAAGGGAGATAACAGCACCCTTCTTTTATCTTTGATGACAGAAAATAGTATTTTGTTCAGCAATAGACTTCCAGGAGGAAAAGCAAGCATTTTAGCTGAAAATATTATTAAATGGGGAAATGCAAACGTTATTGTCAGTTCAAATTACAGCTCGGCTTTTAAAAATTTTGCGGCTTATTTTGATGTAATATTAATTGATGCTCCCAGTTCACTTGAAGGGTTTTTTAGAAAAAAAACAAGAACGATTGAAAAATGGGCTACTAATAAAGCCTTTCAATTCT containing:
- the idi gene encoding isopentenyl-diphosphate Delta-isomerase; its protein translation is MEKVILVDKDDVEIGEMEKMEAHQKGELHRAFSIFIFNENDELMLQQRAFSKYHSGGLWTNTCCSHPRKGESTIEAAHRRLKEEMGFDCELKEIFTFTYNADVGQGLIEHEYDHVFIGKYNKVVEINTEEVEDYKFKKLSELTMDVLMSPNDFTKWFIIAFGKMIEYLNSNPL